The following coding sequences are from one Streptomyces venezuelae window:
- a CDS encoding aldo/keto reductase: MEQRHLGRTGLRVSRIGLGTLTWGHTEENDAADLLKVFWEAGGTLVDTADVYGDGEAEYLIGRLVERLVPRRDLVIATKAGSVPDPERRFDGSRGHLLAALDASLTRLGTDYVDLWQVHAFDPGTPLEETLQALDIAVSSGRARYAGVADFCGWQLAKAATWQLAAPGTRTRLASTQMEYSLLQRGVEREVLPAALDLGVGLLPSSPLGRGVLTGKYRHSTPADSRGGSDHMAPFVAPYLDETAGHVVDAVATAADGLAATPLQVALAWVRDRPGVTAPIVGARNAQQLTAALSVETLSLPDEICRALDDVSAPVHRYPDHDWSTL; the protein is encoded by the coding sequence ATGGAGCAGAGGCATCTCGGCCGGACCGGCCTGCGCGTGTCCCGCATCGGACTCGGAACCCTGACCTGGGGCCACACCGAGGAGAACGACGCCGCCGACCTGTTGAAGGTGTTCTGGGAAGCCGGCGGCACCCTCGTCGACACCGCCGACGTGTACGGCGACGGGGAGGCCGAGTACCTCATCGGCCGCCTGGTCGAGCGGCTCGTGCCCCGCCGCGATCTGGTCATCGCGACGAAGGCGGGCAGCGTCCCGGACCCGGAGCGGCGCTTCGACGGCTCACGCGGCCACCTCCTGGCCGCCCTCGACGCCTCCCTCACCCGCCTCGGCACGGACTATGTGGACCTGTGGCAGGTCCACGCCTTCGACCCGGGGACACCCCTCGAAGAGACCCTCCAGGCCCTGGACATCGCGGTCAGCAGCGGGCGGGCCCGCTATGCGGGTGTCGCGGACTTCTGCGGCTGGCAGCTCGCCAAGGCCGCGACATGGCAGCTCGCGGCGCCGGGCACCCGCACCCGCCTGGCCAGCACGCAGATGGAGTACTCACTGCTGCAGCGCGGCGTGGAGCGTGAGGTGCTGCCCGCCGCCCTCGACCTGGGCGTCGGGCTCCTGCCGTCCTCGCCGCTCGGCAGAGGCGTGCTCACCGGGAAGTACCGGCACTCCACGCCCGCCGACTCGCGCGGCGGCTCCGACCACATGGCGCCCTTCGTCGCGCCGTACCTGGACGAGACGGCGGGCCACGTCGTCGACGCGGTCGCGACGGCCGCCGACGGGCTCGCGGCGACCCCGCTCCAGGTCGCCCTCGCCTGGGTGCGGGACCGCCCCGGCGTGACGGCCCCGATCGTCGGCGCGCGCAACGCGCAGCAGCTCACGGCCGCATTGTCAGTGGAGACCCTTAGTCTTCCTGACGAGATCTGCAGGGCGCTCGACGATGTGTCGGCGCCGGTGCACCGCTATCCCGATCACGACTGGAGCACGCTGTGA
- a CDS encoding ATP-binding domain-containing protein — protein MSTEPAAAEDPGAAAAEEAESPGAEEAAPDAEATTDTGESKDEGESTELSEAEAEIAAQRELRERIEQRKASKQGPIEAGTKLSGTAADLLAAVRAVESGEKPVASAFQEPEPARRPAPARAPEPVRPQQPAADRAPAQETVEAVRAVLAEGGAPPALAEPTAAALGDGADGQLRADPWQLLRVPGVRPEQADGFARALLGAQCGPDDERRGRAITVWLLEQAAVAGHAALDVATLIAALGQRAVPDPDAAVQGALAEGDALVFQDALEGTEVPGPRTDVEATRGEAGGEDGAVGEDAEPERPVRVLIGLERYALAEESLADGLARLINSLPKETDDTRELESPDWEAAATQASGSAAELIRAVAGHGLVLHSGGEEARAEPAALVSAAAALGLRVCAAAHSADGRRRLARATGADDTAVTVAGLLAGDEGPGRDAEGALALDLLVVLDAPQLDVETAAMLVESLPDGARLVLSGDPGVLWSAGPGRVFADLLSARCCPQVVSRTPDPGPVGELTSGIGIGELNQVEAPGKEVVLVPVRDPAEAIHRTVQLVADSVPRAIGVPAEHTQVITPGHGGAAGTRALNAALKERLNPGPGRFGGFDPDDRVAHAPAPGRTTLGRVVRADAEGLHLECEGGSVVVPKERVEREVRHGWALTAHQAAGRRWPAVVVVLPGDAAQALSRPWVYTAFSRAERHLSVVQGVEQALPRAVAERLWKDRTTRLQTLLRPQVPTTTA, from the coding sequence GTGAGTACGGAACCCGCCGCCGCGGAGGACCCCGGGGCCGCTGCCGCGGAGGAGGCGGAGTCGCCCGGCGCGGAGGAAGCCGCGCCGGACGCCGAGGCCACGACGGACACCGGCGAGAGCAAGGACGAGGGCGAGAGCACCGAGCTGTCCGAGGCCGAGGCCGAGATCGCCGCGCAGCGCGAACTGCGGGAGCGCATCGAGCAGCGGAAGGCGTCGAAGCAGGGGCCGATCGAGGCAGGGACGAAGCTGAGCGGCACCGCCGCCGACCTGCTGGCCGCCGTGCGCGCCGTGGAGAGCGGGGAGAAGCCCGTCGCGAGCGCGTTCCAGGAGCCGGAGCCCGCGCGCAGGCCCGCCCCGGCCCGCGCGCCCGAACCCGTGCGCCCGCAGCAGCCCGCGGCCGACCGGGCACCCGCGCAGGAGACCGTCGAGGCCGTCCGTGCCGTGCTCGCCGAGGGAGGCGCGCCGCCCGCGCTCGCCGAGCCGACGGCGGCCGCGCTCGGCGACGGCGCCGACGGGCAACTGCGTGCGGACCCGTGGCAGTTGCTGCGGGTCCCCGGCGTGCGGCCCGAGCAGGCCGACGGGTTCGCCAGGGCGCTGCTCGGCGCCCAGTGCGGGCCCGACGACGAGCGCAGGGGCCGCGCGATCACCGTGTGGCTCCTGGAGCAGGCCGCCGTCGCCGGGCACGCGGCGCTCGACGTCGCGACGCTGATCGCCGCGCTCGGACAGCGCGCGGTGCCGGATCCGGACGCGGCGGTCCAGGGCGCGCTCGCCGAGGGCGATGCCCTGGTCTTCCAGGACGCGCTCGAAGGGACCGAGGTGCCGGGTCCGCGCACGGACGTCGAGGCGACGCGGGGCGAGGCCGGCGGAGAGGACGGTGCGGTCGGGGAGGACGCGGAGCCGGAGCGCCCGGTCCGCGTCCTGATCGGCCTTGAGCGGTACGCACTCGCGGAGGAGAGCCTCGCCGACGGCCTCGCCCGCCTGATCAACTCCCTGCCCAAGGAGACCGACGACACCAGGGAGCTGGAGAGCCCCGACTGGGAGGCCGCCGCCACGCAGGCGTCCGGGTCCGCCGCCGAGCTGATCCGCGCCGTCGCCGGGCACGGACTCGTACTGCACTCCGGCGGCGAGGAGGCGCGTGCCGAACCCGCGGCGCTGGTGAGCGCCGCGGCGGCGCTGGGCCTGCGGGTGTGCGCCGCGGCCCACAGCGCCGACGGACGGCGCCGCCTCGCGCGGGCGACGGGCGCCGACGACACCGCGGTGACCGTGGCCGGACTCCTCGCGGGCGACGAGGGCCCCGGGCGCGACGCGGAGGGCGCGCTCGCACTCGACCTCCTGGTCGTCCTGGACGCGCCGCAGCTGGACGTGGAGACCGCGGCGATGCTCGTCGAGTCCCTGCCCGACGGCGCCCGCCTGGTCCTCAGCGGCGACCCGGGCGTGCTCTGGTCGGCGGGCCCCGGCCGGGTCTTCGCCGACCTCCTCTCCGCGCGCTGCTGCCCGCAGGTCGTCTCGCGCACCCCGGACCCGGGCCCCGTCGGCGAGCTGACGTCCGGCATCGGCATCGGCGAGCTCAACCAGGTCGAGGCGCCCGGCAAGGAAGTCGTCCTCGTCCCCGTGCGCGACCCCGCGGAGGCTATCCACCGCACCGTCCAGCTCGTCGCGGACTCCGTGCCCCGGGCGATCGGAGTGCCCGCCGAGCACACCCAGGTCATCACGCCGGGACACGGCGGCGCCGCGGGCACCCGCGCGCTCAACGCCGCCCTCAAGGAACGGCTGAATCCGGGCCCCGGCCGGTTCGGCGGCTTCGACCCCGACGACCGGGTCGCGCACGCCCCCGCGCCGGGCCGCACGACGCTCGGCCGTGTGGTGCGGGCCGACGCGGAAGGACTGCACCTGGAGTGCGAGGGCGGCTCCGTCGTCGTACCCAAGGAGCGGGTGGAGCGTGAGGTGCGGCACGGCTGGGCGCTCACCGCGCACCAGGCGGCCGGCCGACGCTGGCCCGCGGTCGTCGTGGTACTGCCGGGCGACGCGGCCCAGGCGCTGTCCCGGCCGTGGGTGTACACCGCGTTCAGCCGCGCGGAGCGGCATCTGTCGGTCGTGCAGGGCGTGGAGCAGGCTCTGCCGCGCGCGGTGGCGGAACGCCTCTGGAAGGACCGCACGACGCGTCTGCAGACGCTGCTGCGCCCGCAGGTGCCGACGACGACGGCCTGA
- a CDS encoding DUF5703 family protein, producing MPEYEFVDVYVPRGVTRKEATRLLTDHAEYGHWELDRLSLRPDGSRRVRLKRRIIRQLRATW from the coding sequence ATGCCGGAATACGAATTTGTCGACGTGTATGTACCGCGCGGGGTCACCCGCAAGGAAGCCACGCGCCTGCTGACGGACCACGCCGAGTACGGACACTGGGAGCTCGACCGCCTGAGTCTGCGCCCCGACGGGAGCCGCAGGGTGCGCCTGAAACGGCGCATCATCCGCCAGTTGCGCGCCACCTGGTGA
- a CDS encoding chaplin, whose protein sequence is MRQVTRKGLITVAAATGVLAATGGYAHADSGAKGSSANSPGVLSGNNVQLPVDAPVNVCGNTVNVVGVLNPAMGNSCVNGGHKGGGSHKPSGGAKAQGHASDSPGVGSGNNVQLPINAPVNVCGNSVTIGGLGNPAMGNECANESGSTVTPPGGEKPPTDPEEPGKPEHPGNPEEPGKPGNPGEPGHPGHPGNPGDPETPGGSQSPHDPVKPIQDRAMPNNPQAQVVTPPEGKSQLASTGSELPLGLALPIGAGAVLAGAVLYRRARASA, encoded by the coding sequence ATGCGACAGGTCACGCGCAAAGGCCTGATCACCGTGGCGGCCGCGACCGGCGTGCTCGCCGCCACCGGCGGTTACGCACACGCGGACTCGGGTGCCAAGGGAAGCAGTGCGAATTCGCCCGGCGTGTTGTCGGGCAACAACGTCCAGCTTCCCGTCGACGCACCGGTCAACGTATGCGGGAACACCGTGAACGTGGTCGGCGTCCTGAACCCGGCGATGGGCAACAGCTGCGTCAACGGCGGCCACAAGGGCGGCGGTTCGCACAAGCCGTCCGGCGGGGCCAAGGCGCAGGGTCACGCCAGTGACTCGCCCGGCGTCGGCTCGGGCAACAACGTGCAGTTGCCGATCAACGCCCCCGTGAACGTGTGCGGCAACAGCGTCACCATCGGCGGCCTCGGAAACCCGGCCATGGGCAACGAGTGCGCCAACGAATCCGGTTCCACGGTCACCCCGCCGGGCGGCGAGAAGCCCCCGACGGATCCCGAGGAGCCGGGCAAGCCGGAACACCCCGGCAACCCGGAGGAACCCGGCAAGCCGGGCAATCCTGGTGAACCCGGTCACCCCGGTCACCCGGGCAACCCCGGCGACCCGGAGACGCCCGGGGGCTCGCAGTCCCCGCACGACCCGGTCAAGCCGATCCAGGACCGCGCCATGCCCAACAACCCGCAGGCGCAGGTCGTCACCCCGCCCGAGGGGAAATCGCAGCTCGCGTCGACCGGCAGTGAGCTGCCGCTCGGCCTCGCGCTGCCCATCGGCGCGGGCGCGGTGCTCGCGGGCGCCGTGCTCTACCGCAGGGCCCGGGCGTCCGCCTGA
- a CDS encoding chaplin: MIKKVVAAVAATGGLVLAGAGIATADAGAQGAAVGSPGVVSGNVVQVPVHIPVNACGNTVSVIGLLNPAFGNTCVNK, encoded by the coding sequence ATGATCAAGAAGGTCGTCGCCGCTGTGGCTGCCACTGGCGGTCTCGTGCTCGCGGGCGCGGGCATCGCCACCGCCGACGCCGGCGCCCAGGGTGCCGCTGTGGGCTCTCCCGGTGTCGTGTCGGGCAATGTCGTCCAGGTGCCCGTGCACATCCCGGTGAACGCCTGCGGCAACACGGTCTCCGTGATCGGGCTGCTGAACCCCGCCTTCGGCAACACCTGCGTCAACAAGTGA
- a CDS encoding M20/M25/M40 family metallo-hydrolase, which translates to MSGSSTGKAVTGEDEVVDLCRELIQIDTSNYGDHSGPGERKAAEYVAEKLAEVGLEPKIFESHPGRASTVARIEGEDPSRPALLIHGHTDVVPANAADWTHHPFSGEIADGCVWGRGAVDMKDMDAMTLAVVRERMRTGRKPPRDIVLAFLADEEAGGTYGARHLVDHHPDLFEGCTEAISEVGGFSFTVNENLRLYLVETAQKGMHWMKLTVDGTAGHGSMIHKDNAITELSEAVGRLGRHKFPVRVTKTLRHFLDELGDALGTELDPENMDETLAKLGGIAKLIGASLQNTANPTQLGAGYKVNVIPGQATAHVDGRYLPGYEEEFLADLDRILGPRVKREDVHADKALETSFDGALVDAMQTALRAEDPIARAVPYMLSAGTDAKSFDDLGIRGFGFAPLKLPPELDFAGMFHGVDERVPVDGLKFGVRVLDRFIDAS; encoded by the coding sequence GTGAGCGGGTCCAGCACGGGCAAGGCCGTCACCGGTGAGGACGAGGTCGTCGACCTCTGTCGCGAACTGATCCAGATCGATACGAGCAACTACGGCGACCACTCGGGCCCGGGGGAGCGCAAGGCCGCCGAGTACGTCGCGGAGAAGCTCGCCGAGGTGGGCCTCGAACCCAAGATCTTCGAATCCCACCCGGGCCGGGCCTCCACGGTCGCCAGGATCGAGGGCGAGGACCCGTCTCGGCCCGCGCTCCTCATCCACGGCCATACGGACGTCGTCCCGGCCAACGCGGCGGACTGGACGCACCACCCCTTCTCCGGGGAGATCGCGGACGGCTGTGTCTGGGGCCGGGGCGCGGTCGACATGAAGGACATGGATGCGATGACCCTCGCCGTCGTCCGCGAGCGCATGCGCACCGGCCGCAAGCCCCCGCGCGACATCGTCCTGGCCTTCCTCGCGGACGAGGAGGCGGGCGGCACGTACGGCGCGCGGCACCTGGTCGACCACCACCCCGACCTCTTCGAGGGGTGCACGGAGGCGATCAGCGAGGTCGGCGGGTTCTCGTTCACCGTCAACGAGAACCTGCGGCTCTACCTCGTCGAGACGGCCCAGAAGGGCATGCACTGGATGAAGCTCACCGTGGACGGCACCGCCGGCCACGGATCGATGATCCACAAGGACAACGCGATCACCGAGCTCTCCGAGGCCGTCGGGCGGCTCGGCCGCCACAAGTTCCCGGTGCGCGTCACCAAGACCCTCCGGCACTTCCTCGACGAGCTCGGCGACGCCCTCGGCACCGAGCTCGACCCGGAGAACATGGACGAGACGCTCGCCAAGCTCGGCGGCATCGCCAAGCTCATCGGCGCCTCCCTGCAGAACACCGCCAACCCCACGCAGCTCGGCGCGGGCTACAAGGTGAACGTGATTCCGGGCCAGGCCACCGCGCACGTCGACGGGCGCTACCTGCCCGGCTACGAGGAGGAATTCCTCGCCGACCTCGACCGGATCCTCGGTCCGCGGGTCAAGCGCGAGGACGTACATGCCGACAAGGCTCTGGAGACCTCCTTCGACGGTGCGCTCGTCGACGCCATGCAGACGGCGCTGCGCGCCGAGGACCCGATCGCCCGCGCCGTGCCGTACATGCTCTCGGCCGGCACGGACGCCAAGTCCTTCGACGATCTCGGCATCCGCGGCTTCGGCTTCGCGCCGCTGAAGCTGCCGCCGGAGCTGGACTTCGCAGGGATGTTCCACGGCGTCGACGAGCGGGTGCCGGTGGACGGCCTCAAATTCGGCGTCCGCGTGCTCGACCGGTTCATCGACGCGTCCTGA
- a CDS encoding caspase, EACC1-associated type, with translation MRLAGGSNSHAVLIGCGSYDDVELPHLPAVRNNLDDLRTLLTSPHNVALPEERCTLLRDVREPQKVGAALSRAASGVEDMFLVYFAGHGALDEHGLLHLLLTGSDTRLLGWTSLRFDLIRQTMASAPARNRVLLLDCCFSGRAIEAMGDTASLYFGQLEIAGTFVLASAPANTPARAPLGDRHTLFTGELIKFLRDGSAAEPELLTLGAAYRHTARVLAAKGEPRPQRCGTGTSDQLALAANTAFRGLTAEDVPERLSSAVGLGEAGDLAGALEALDVLAQQCGRVLGARHELTLLTHRALAHAEGESGRAAAAAARYGRLAEQLAAQHGPRHPDTLQARHEHARWAGIGGDAEAAADLFAELAVDAAGALGPEDVRALSCRWQHAHWLGVSGHPERAAAAFAELAENYRSSLGERHGDTRAARRNHAYWRDAAGPA, from the coding sequence GTGCGGTTGGCCGGCGGCTCGAACTCCCATGCAGTGCTCATCGGTTGCGGCAGCTACGACGACGTCGAACTGCCGCACCTGCCCGCGGTCCGCAACAACCTCGACGACCTGCGGACCCTGCTCACCAGCCCCCACAACGTCGCACTGCCCGAGGAACGCTGCACGCTCCTGCGCGACGTACGGGAACCGCAGAAGGTCGGGGCGGCCCTCAGCCGCGCGGCGAGCGGCGTGGAGGACATGTTCCTGGTCTACTTCGCGGGCCACGGCGCGCTGGACGAACACGGACTGCTGCACCTCCTGCTCACCGGGAGCGACACCCGGCTGCTCGGCTGGACGAGCCTGCGCTTCGACCTCATCCGCCAGACCATGGCGTCCGCACCGGCGAGGAACCGCGTCCTGCTCCTCGACTGCTGCTTCTCCGGCCGGGCCATCGAAGCCATGGGCGACACCGCGTCGCTCTACTTCGGCCAGCTGGAGATCGCCGGTACGTTCGTCCTCGCCTCCGCCCCCGCGAACACCCCGGCCCGCGCGCCCCTGGGCGACCGCCACACGCTGTTCACCGGCGAGCTGATCAAGTTCCTGCGCGACGGGTCCGCCGCGGAACCGGAGCTGCTCACCCTCGGCGCGGCCTACCGCCACACGGCCCGCGTCCTCGCGGCCAAGGGCGAGCCGAGACCCCAGCGCTGCGGTACCGGGACGAGCGACCAGCTGGCCCTGGCCGCGAACACCGCGTTCCGCGGGCTCACCGCCGAGGACGTGCCCGAACGGCTGAGCAGCGCCGTCGGCCTGGGCGAGGCCGGTGACCTGGCGGGAGCGCTGGAGGCCCTGGACGTCCTCGCCCAGCAGTGCGGCCGGGTCCTCGGCGCCCGCCACGAGCTCACCCTCCTCACGCACCGGGCTCTGGCGCACGCCGAGGGGGAGAGCGGCCGTGCCGCCGCCGCGGCCGCCCGGTACGGGCGCCTCGCCGAACAACTGGCCGCCCAGCACGGCCCACGCCACCCGGACACCCTCCAGGCGCGCCACGAGCACGCCCGGTGGGCCGGTATCGGCGGCGACGCCGAGGCCGCCGCCGACCTCTTCGCCGAGCTCGCCGTGGACGCCGCCGGAGCGCTGGGCCCCGAAGACGTGCGTGCGCTCAGCTGCCGGTGGCAGCACGCCCACTGGCTGGGAGTGAGCGGCCACCCGGAGCGCGCGGCGGCGGCCTTCGCCGAGCTCGCCGAGAACTACCGCTCCTCGCTGGGCGAGCGGCACGGCGACACGCGGGCGGCCCGCCGCAACCACGCCTACTGGCGGGATGCCGCGGGACCGGCCTGA
- a CDS encoding SIS domain-containing protein codes for MGRSDVRDDVDALDGRGGAHRASAVCTAFQNLVADAALAVESAAFASAVRLFDSVRTSGNCLYAIGNGGSAATAAHLACDLAMTSGPQAAGLRTNALTGNTPLLTALANDVGYDRVFSEQLARLLTPGDVVVAISVSGNSPNILEGLKTARARGVPTVGLLGGSGGSAAALVDVPLLVDSEVYGVVETVHLGLVHSLALALGTGRGRSQDILEASLDGTQG; via the coding sequence ATGGGGCGCTCGGACGTGCGGGACGACGTGGACGCGTTAGACGGCAGAGGCGGTGCGCACCGGGCTTCCGCCGTCTGTACGGCGTTCCAGAATCTGGTGGCCGACGCCGCTCTCGCGGTGGAGTCCGCCGCGTTCGCGTCGGCGGTCCGGCTGTTCGACTCGGTCAGGACGAGCGGCAACTGTCTCTACGCCATCGGGAACGGCGGGAGCGCTGCGACGGCGGCCCACTTGGCGTGCGATCTCGCGATGACCTCGGGCCCGCAGGCGGCGGGGCTGCGGACGAACGCGCTCACCGGCAACACCCCGCTGCTGACCGCGCTGGCCAACGATGTCGGTTACGACCGCGTGTTCTCGGAGCAGCTGGCCCGTCTGCTGACGCCGGGCGACGTGGTGGTGGCCATCAGCGTCAGCGGCAACTCGCCGAACATCCTGGAGGGCCTGAAGACGGCACGGGCGCGCGGGGTGCCCACGGTCGGGCTGCTCGGCGGCTCGGGCGGCAGCGCGGCCGCGCTCGTCGACGTGCCGCTGCTGGTCGACAGCGAGGTGTACGGCGTGGTGGAGACCGTCCACCTGGGCCTCGTGCACTCCCTGGCGCTCGCCCTGGGCACGGGCAGGGGCCGTTCCCAGGACATTCTCGAGGCCTCGCTCGACGGAACGCAGGGCTGA
- a CDS encoding trehalose-6-phosphate synthase codes for MLVSDRGPVTFRATPSGLAPERRAGSVTALLDRSARALGGDVCWLAPSASEEDREAVRDGRFAGLGLGYEFRPVPFGAADYRRYYEDAGVRGLWYALHDLWADLPRGLDEGGPGPLGDGAALRAYQRVNRGVAAAAATYCRPGTVVCFQDYQFATAPGFLRSLLPTQTVGLFVHAAFAGPASLAGLPGAARGLLLRGMLAADVLGFQCERWADSFLRFAGEAGHEVDTVSGAVRHAGGRTLVRRYPAPPDQEYLSGVFGTAEADRWSETFRRLREGAGAGARLLVRVDRLDPAKNVLRGFEALALLLAERPELRHGVRFVCCLTPSRPAVPEYAWYAARVREAVAAIQRDFPGVLTVYWDEDRVRAMAALREYDVLLVNSVHDGMNLVAQEGVLVNGREGVVVLSARTGSAERLGAGAVVVDDPRDVRATAAALGQALAMPPAERAARARRMREPLLTTSPESWLRAQLADLTEVRDLRP; via the coding sequence GTGCTGGTGTCCGACCGGGGGCCCGTGACGTTCCGTGCCACCCCGTCAGGCCTGGCTCCGGAGCGCCGGGCGGGCAGTGTGACGGCGCTGCTCGACCGGTCCGCGCGGGCGCTCGGCGGCGACGTGTGCTGGCTGGCACCGTCGGCGAGCGAGGAGGACCGGGAGGCGGTGCGGGACGGCCGGTTCGCCGGTCTCGGCCTGGGATACGAGTTCCGGCCGGTGCCCTTCGGGGCCGCGGACTACCGGCGGTACTACGAGGACGCGGGCGTACGAGGGCTCTGGTACGCGCTCCACGATCTGTGGGCGGACCTTCCGCGGGGTCTGGACGAGGGGGGCCCGGGTCCGCTCGGCGACGGCGCGGCGCTGCGGGCGTATCAGCGGGTGAACCGCGGTGTGGCCGCGGCGGCGGCGACGTACTGCCGTCCCGGTACCGTCGTCTGCTTCCAGGACTACCAGTTCGCCACGGCGCCCGGGTTCCTGCGCTCCCTGCTGCCCACGCAGACGGTGGGGCTCTTCGTGCACGCCGCGTTCGCCGGTCCCGCGTCGCTGGCCGGGCTGCCGGGTGCGGCGCGTGGGCTGCTCCTGCGCGGCATGCTCGCGGCGGACGTGCTGGGTTTCCAGTGCGAGCGGTGGGCGGACTCCTTCCTCCGGTTCGCCGGGGAGGCCGGGCACGAGGTCGACACCGTGTCCGGCGCGGTCCGGCATGCGGGTGGCCGGACGCTGGTCCGGCGCTATCCGGCGCCGCCCGACCAGGAGTACCTGTCCGGTGTGTTCGGCACGGCGGAGGCGGACCGGTGGTCCGAGACCTTCCGGCGGCTGCGGGAGGGGGCGGGGGCCGGTGCGCGGCTGCTGGTGCGGGTGGACCGGCTCGATCCCGCGAAGAACGTCCTGCGGGGGTTCGAGGCCTTGGCGCTGCTCCTCGCCGAGCGCCCGGAGCTGCGGCACGGCGTCAGGTTCGTGTGCTGTCTGACGCCCTCACGGCCCGCCGTCCCCGAGTACGCGTGGTACGCGGCGCGTGTGCGGGAGGCCGTCGCCGCCATCCAGCGGGATTTTCCCGGGGTCCTGACCGTGTACTGGGACGAGGACCGGGTGCGGGCCATGGCGGCTCTGCGGGAGTACGACGTCCTGCTGGTCAACTCCGTGCACGACGGGATGAATCTGGTCGCCCAGGAGGGGGTGCTGGTGAACGGGCGGGAGGGGGTGGTCGTCCTGTCGGCCAGGACCGGGAGCGCCGAGCGGCTCGGCGCGGGCGCTGTCGTGGTCGACGATCCGCGTGATGTGCGCGCGACCGCGGCGGCGCTCGGGCAGGCCCTCGCGATGCCGCCCGCCGAGCGTGCCGCGCGGGCGCGCCGGATGCGGGAGCCGCTCCTGACCACTTCGCCCGAGAGCTGGCTGCGGGCGCAGCTCGCCGATCTCACAGAGGTCCGGGATCTCCGTCCCTAG